TCCACATAACTGAATCACCGTCCACCTAGGATGGCCGCTCCCCAAACCTCAACAGGAGAGCGCCATGCTAAAGGTTTTGTTCCCGAAGTCTTTTTGTCATTACGAATGTTCGCGCTTCGGCGCGGAGCTTGAATTGTTTGCCCGGTGGTTGCTCGCAGCAGGATATCTACCTGGTGCTGCGACACGTCGCCATGTCCACCGATTGAAGTGCATTCTCGAGGCCACGGCCGCTCTTCAGTGTGGCCGGATTCTACTCGAAGCCGAATTGGACGGAGCGTTAGCCTTCGTTCCTGGCGCTCTGCGCCACGCTTCCACCGAACGCGCGTATCGCCGCTTCCTCAAGGCAGAGGGGCGGCTCGAAGAAACACAGCCGCAAGGCCCCGTGGAGCAGTTGCTGCTGCGATATCGAGAATATCTTCTAGACGTGAGGGGGTTAGCACCGGCGACGATCGGTCAGCATTTGGGAACGATCGAGGAGTTTCTGTCCTTGTCGGCTGGCGTGTCACAGGATCTTTCCGCACTGACATCAGAGCACGTCGAAAACTTCATTCATATCTTGAGCCGCAGGGTGCTGCGCCAAACACTCCAGCACAAGGTTGCCCATCTGCGCGCTTTCCTGCGTTTTTGCGGCGATCGTGGTAAGACTGCGCGAGGGCTAGAGCGCATCGATACGCCCAGAACCTATCGTGGAGAATTGCCACCTCGTGCCCTTGATTGGGAGGTGATCGAAAAATTGCTGTCCTCGGTCGCGAGGACTGATTATCTCGGCCGCCGTGACCATGCGATCCTCCACCTCATGGCCTATTACGGCCTGCGACCTTCTGAGATTGCAGCGCTGACGTTGGACGCAGTCAATTGGAAGCGACGTACGCTGCGGGTAGAGCAGCGCAAGACTCGTTCGACGCTCGTTCTTCCTTTGGCCGACCAGACCCTTGAAATCCTCGACCTATATCTTGTTGATGGGCGTCCCTGCGATGCGGCGACGAACTTTCTATTCCTTAAAGCGCGTAGTCCTGTGGGAGCCCTGACGAGCTGGGGGATATGCGACATCTTCACCAAGCGAGCACGGCAAAGCGGCCTGCCGCTAGATGGTGTCTCATCATACGCATTGCGCCATTCGTTTGCCATGCGATTGCTAGGCCGCGGCGTTGGGGTAAAGACGATCGGTGACCTGCTCGGCCATCATAGCCTTGAGAGCACTTGCGTTTATCTTCGCATCGAGACGGACATGCTGCGTACGGTGGCTCTGCCCGTACCTGGTATTGCCGGCTTTTAAGGAGAACGGCAATGTTCACAGCCAACTCTCCGACACCCCTCGATCAGCCAATTGTGGCATGGCTTGCCCACCAGCGCGCTCTTGGTCGCCGCTATTATCCGGAGGAAAGGGTTCTGGTGTCCTTGCGCGAATTTATCAGCCGCACCGGACAGGATCTTGACCGAGCAAGCTTTGATCGGTGGTGTGCCACCTTCCCTCATCTGGCAAGCAATACCCAGCGTTATCGCCAACGCGTTGTCCGCATGTTCTGCCTTTATCGACGGCGCAAGGAGCCGGGCTGCTTTGTCCCTGATCCCTTGTACTTCGCGCGGCCCCAGCCTTACCGGCGTCCCGTTATCGTGGAGCCTGGGCAAATAGCCAAAATGTTGACGGCTGCGAACAATATGTCCGTCGCGTCGGGATCGCCACTGCGGCCTGCGGTATATAGGATGGCCGTCATTCTGCTGTACACGACCGGGATGCGTCGCGGCGAATTGCTACGCCTTACGCTGGCAGACTGTGAGCCTGAAAGCGGGGTGTTGCGGGTACGGGAATCCAAGTTCCACAAATCGAGAATATTGCCGCTGTCGTCCCACGCACATGCCGAATTGTGCAGCTACCTTCGAAAACGTCTCGCCCCACCCTTCAGCAGGGATCCAGACACACCCCTTCTCATCAACACGGAAGGCGGTCTTCGTGCCTATACCGGAACTGGGATCAGCGGCGGCATCCACGCTCTATTCAAAATGGCAGGTGTTGAGGATAGCGAGGGCCGGCGCCCGCGCATCCACGATCTGAGGCACAGCTTTGCGGTCGGCGCGCTCATCCGTTGGTATCTGGACGGCGCCGATGTGCAATCGAATTTGCCGAAACTGGCTCTCTACATGGGCCACGTCAGCATCGTGTCGACGGCATGTTATCTGCACTTCCTTCCAAAGCTGAGAGAGATCGCCAGCGACCGCTTTGAAGGGGCTTTCGGCGGTCTCGTCAGCGAGGTTGTGGCATGAAGAAACATCAATCCACCGCATTGGGCCGAAGCATGGCACGCTTCTTTCAAGAATATCTTCCCGCTCTCCGCGGCATGAGCCATCATACGATCCAAAGCTATCGCGACACGATGGTCCTGTTCCTGCGATTTGCAGCGGCAGAGACCAATGGATCCGTTGAAAGCATCGACGTCTCCGACATCAATGCCGACAGGATCGGCAGCTTTCTCACGTCACTTGAGGTCGAGCGTGGCAACAGCATTGCGACCCGCAATGCAAGGCTGGCGGCGATGCATACCTTTGCGCGGTTCCTGATCTCGGAGCATCCCGAATATATGGATACCCTGCAACTGGTGGTGACACTTCCCTTCAAGAGGGGCGCGCGGGTGGCACCTGTCGAATATCTCGAAGAGCCCGAAATCAAGTGCGTCCTGGCGCGTATCGACCGCCGCACGCCTTCTGGGCAGCGGGATTACGCGCTGTTCTCGCTGATGTTCAATACGGGTGCACGAGTTCAGGAAATCCTGAATCTTCGCATTTGTGACCTTCGTCTGGTATCGCCCTGTCAGGTGCGCTTGCACGGCAAAGGCAACAAGGTTCGCCTCTGCCCGATCTGGCGAAACACGGCCCAACTACTTCAGGAGTTGATCAACACGCTGCACCCGCCCTCAGATAATCCCGCCGAGCAAAGGGTCTTTCTCAACGACCGCGGCACACCACTGACCCGGTTCGGTGTTCGATACTTGCTGCGCAAATATGTTGATATGGCTGCGGGGGAAGAAACCACCCTGGCGGGAAAAAGCATCCATCCCCACTCTTTGCGGCATACGACGGCCATCCACCTTCTCAAGGCGGGTGTTGACATCGCCACCATCAGTCAATGGCTTGGCCACTCGGGGCTGAACGTAACGATGCGCTATACGCGCGGGCCGATATCGATATGAAGCGGCAAGCGCTCGAACAAGTCTTTCCCGACGTGATGTCATCGGCAAAAGATCAGACGGTCATCGCTTATGATGGCGGGATGTTAGGCTGGCTGCGCCGCTTGTAAACGCTCAGTTATGTGGAGTTGTATCGTGGGAAGTCGCGCGTCTGCGGGCTCTTGCGGTGTCAGCTCCACATCTCTGTGCAGTGCACGTTAATCGAGTAATGTGCAGCACAACATTACTTGATGATCTGGCCTACGTCACCAAGGACCAGGCCGAAACCAGCGTGCTCTTCGAACTCATCTCCGCAAGATATGAGCGGCGTTCCATCATGATCACCGCCAATCAGCCCTTTGGAGAATGGAACCGCGTCTTTCCGGACCCGGCCATGACGCTTGCCGCGGTGGACCGACTTGTTCATCACGCAACGATCTTCGAAATGAACGTCGAAAGTTATCGGCGACGTTCCGCCATGGAAGCCAAACGCCAGCGCGGCAGACCTGCCGCCTTCGCGACAATCAAAAGTGCTTCCCAGATTGTCGCGGAGCGACAATCAGAACACGACGAGACTCTTGCCAGCGACAATCAGCATGATACGGTCATCCCGACCGCGACATAAGAATCTCATCCAGATTGTCGCCGCCGTCTCATCCTGATCGTCGCGCTATACTCAATGGCTGCTTCACCGGGAGCCTACCCGCCGACGTCGTCGTGAGGACTACCCGTCACGCGGCCAATGTGCCTCCGTAGTGAATATCGACATCAGCCTCAAAGAAGTAGCCTGCACCCCGGAATGTTTTGATCAGACGAGGGTTGGCCGGATCCGACTCAAGCTTTCGGCGCAAGCGCAGGATCACGACATCGACGCTTCGGTCATACACCTCTTCTCCACGTACTCGGCTCGCAAGCAAAAGCTGTTCTCTGGACAAAACCTCGCGTGGCTTTTCCAGAAAGGCGACTAAAAGATTGAACTCACCTGCGGTCAGCTTGAGCTCGCCTCTCTGTTCAGAGATCACTCGGCGTTGCTTAAGATTGAGCGTCCAACCGGCAAAATAGAAGGAACGGCGATCTTTCGTCCGTGGAATGACGGCCCGCTGGCGCAATCCTACGCGAATGCGGGCCAAGAATTCTCGCATTCCAAAGGGCTTCGGAACGAAATCAGTTGCTCCGAGTTCCAGTGCGACAACCTTTTCGGTCTCCTCAAGCCGATCTCCGCTGATGACAATGACGGGAATATCCGTTTTGCTGGTCAAATTGCGGACGATGTCCAGTCCATCTTCGCGACCCAAAGCAAGATCAAGAACCACCAGATCGACCGGATAACACGAGAGCACGCGATTGAGCTGGCCACCATCGCTTAGTGCGGTTACCTTAAAGGCATGCATCGTTAGATACTCCTCAATGAGGTGCCGCATGGCGACATCGTTATCGATGACAAGAACGTGTTTCAATGGCTCACCTTTCGATCTTCAATCAATCGTTTCTGATTGCCCGGTGCAGCTCTTAACGGGCACTCCGTAGGACGAGACACCGGCCGCATTCCGGATCTGCCGGCAAACGCCTTTCGTTTAGGCCCTTAGGGCCATGGCGCGCGCACTCTTCCAACGGCGTATCCTCCAAAACTTCCGATGAACTCGCTTCTCCAGCAACGCGCTTGCCGTGCGCCTTTTGTCGCGGAACGGCTATGTCGGCACCGAAACGCCCACCAGCTTGAACGCTCCGCGACGCGTCCAATATCCTCGACGCGATCGGCGTCCGTGAAGGCTACCCCCCGTGGCCCAAGTGGTCGCCGCCGGACGGAAACATGTGATTGCCGCCGCCGTGCAGGAGCCTGTCGAGTGCATTTGCGATCGCCGTGCTGTCGCCGGAAAGTTTGGTGAATGACAGGACAGCAGGGCGCCTCTGCGTCGCTGCAAGCGCGCCTTTGTTCACGTCCATGGCCTGCCAAAGGCTGATGTCGTGGTCGCCGCAGCGGGAAATCAATTAGCGGGGCTGCGACAGTCGCATTGGTCACCCCGTCGACGAAGATCAAGTCACCAGTTGCTAGTTTGTTGTCTTTGTAAGAGTCGAACGCGATCGGCCCGTGCGTAGAGAAGTTGCAGACACCAACTTCGCTCAGCGATATCGCTGCCTCGTGCACGGAGGTGTAGACATTCACTTGTTGATTGAGCAAGGTGACAGTGCTGGCACTGTCCGTCTTCGCCCACAGAATATACTTCCGCCGGGGGAAGACCGGATTGACATCGGACCAGATGACGTGCGCCCCGAACTGACCTGCCACTAAAGGTCTCGAAGAAGGGGCCACGAGCGTGTTGCGGCGCGAGGCCCTCACGGCAAAGACGAAGAAGACGGCCTCGCCCTCCTTTGCTGTCACGTGGTCCCTGTAACGGGTGACGATCTCCTTGACGCTGGACCGGGTCTGGCGTGAACTAACCGTCGAGGTTAGCCAGTAGATAGAGAGCTCAAGCTGATTGTTGTTTTCACCCCAGCGGTCGAATGCGTTAGGCACGCACCGGCACGTCCAATCCTGACGCCGATTGGATGATGGCGCCATGTAAGCGGCGACACGACCGAAAAAAATCGAGCCCATCCCTCTTGAAAGCTTCCCTCTCTCTCCGCACCTGAATTCTTCTCTAATAGGACGCACCGACATTGGTAAAATTGATTATTCGGATACCGATAATCTACGCTATGGATGCCGCAGAATGCGTCTACAGCCTATTCAGGAACTCCAGCCCGGAATAAGGGGGCGTCTTTATCAACGTCGGCTCCTTCATCGCCAACGTCGCCTCGAGATAGATTTGTGTCGTCTCGACCGATTCATGGCCGAGCCACAGGGGATAACGCCGCGATCGACGCCGGCCTGTAGGAGGCCAGTGGTCATCGTGTGCCCCAGACGACGCACAATGGCGCGCTTTCCGTGTAGTCGTAGACTTCGCGAATGGGGTGCAGCGTTCCTTACTCCCGTTACCAATGACGCGCAGGCGAGTGATGTTCATCTGCGCCTCCCGTCTTCGCCGTCCTGCTCACCTCAAAAGCTTCCAGCAGAAGATCCTCCAGCGCTTCCACTAACCCTTTGACGTTCTTGAGCGGAACCTCAAGATTTTGACGCTCCAACTGTAGGACGAGCTGGTCGCGATTTTGATGTCGCCTGCTTCGCATCACCCTTCTCCTTCTTCCTCGAAGGACGGGATCTTGCGCCTCTTGCCCGAGTCGCGCCGAATGATGCTAAGGCGGAAGCCAATTCATTAAGACCAGCGATGCTGATCTCGGGTGGTCCAAGTCTCATCTCGCCGCAATAGCGCTCATCGAACATCCAGTTCGGCAACTCACGGGAAAGATCGGGCCGCTCGTCCGTATAGATCGCCATCAGGCTCTTGCCGCGCCGATACGGCGAGACCTGCACCTTTCTCCCGAACAGCGGATGCCAAGGATATGCGATCGTCGCAAAACGAAAACCGTATGCAAAATGTTGGTAATTGGCCGCTCCGGCCCCGGAAGACGAACAGATGGCCGCTCATCTGATCGCGCTTCAACGTCTCCTGCACCATCAGCGACAGGCCGGGAAAGCCTCTCCGCATGTTATAGCCCGTCGCCAGCCAGACCTTCACACCGCTCGGGACGGGGCTGATCCTCGCTGGATAGCGGTATGTCCAAGCCCCCTCTATCAGTGCGCGGCGTGCCCGAGCGTTGCCCGCCTTGGTGATCCCTCCGCGCCTGACGCGCTCGCCTGTTGAGCTTTCTGAAGGAACGAGTCCGAGATATGCCATCAACTGACGGGCACTGTCGAAGCGACGGATATCTCCGATTTCGACCACCAACGTAACGGCTGTCATGAACGCGACACCGCGCATCGCTTGGTAGGTGGCGACCGCCGGGGCCATTGACCAAGAGGCCGGAGTCTCACCAATCAGTTTGCCCAGTCGATCAAGGCGAACTCCGGCATCCTCAACGGCCTGACAGTATTCGGCCAGCAGAATTTGATGCGCGGGATGTTCAAACGCTTGGGATGCCAGCCACCGTCCATGCGCTCGGGTCCAGGCTTTGCGTCCTGTATAATATCGGCCGTGACGGAGTAAGAACGAGTGGAGTTGTTGTCGTGCCTGCTTTTGTGCCTCGAAAGCCGCGTCGCGGGCACGCACCAGGTCGCGAACCGCCTCGTGTGCTTCGTCCGCCGGCTCGATAAAGCCTCGCAAGGCTGGTCGCATCGCGACGATTTGTCTTCACCCGATCACTGGCATGCTTTGGCACCAATGACGGTGCGACAACACTGCATTCGTGACCCAATTCAACGATTTGCCGGTAGAGTCCATAACCTGTAGGGCCGGCTTCGTAGCAGAAGTGGAGCTTGGCCCCGCGTTTAGCCAGCTTCTTGACCATTCCTGCGACGGATGCGGGTTCGGAGGAAATGTCACCCAGAAACCGAACCTCACCGTTGCGTTCGCCGTCGGCGACCGCCACCGAAATCTTAAACTTCGACGTGTCCAAGCCAATGAAAGCTACGTGCTCGCCTGTCATGTCTTCCCTCGCTGATCGGTAGGTCGCTCTGGCCAATTCCAGAGCCCATACAATCTACAGCGTGGGTGAGCGGCCTTCACCAACGAACATACGGTCTTCTGTAACGGGTTCTCCCGAGTCAATCCCTTGTGAGCTTAATCCCTCGCCGAGTGCTTGCTTCTGTCCGCAGTCGGCGCTGGGCCGCTGCTGTATGGGGTCTGCTGAGGACCGGCTGGCCAATCTAGGAACGCGCAGTCACCTGAGTGCTGCTTGCCGTATGGCGGCCTAACCCTTCCATCGTCCCGGCGAAGGGACCTTGCTCCGGGCGGCTGATGGTGGTGCCCGCCCGAAAGCTGTCCTGTTGTCTCCGGCTCAGGCGGCCATTGCTGGCGCGGCCTTGTGGGGAATGAAGTTGGTTTTATCCCGGAGCATGTGATGCAACACCACCGCCAGCTTGCGGGCCAGCGCGACACGCGCCTTTCTAGGCCCCGCACGTCTGGCGACCGCCAGTGCCCAACACTTCAGATCGGAGCCTTTGACCGGTCGCGTGAGGATGACGTTGGCCGCCTCGTAGAGCGCGGTTCGCACGCCCACATCGCCGATCTTTGAAATGCGACCGCTATAGTCGGTTTCGCCCGATTGGTACTTCTTCGGCGTCAATCCGAAATGCGGCCCCACCGCTCGGGATGATCGGAAGCGCTCGGGAGCGTCGATGGCCGACACAAATGTCAGCGCCACCAGGACGCCGACGCCGGGCGTCGTCATCAACCGAAGTGCGTTGTCGTCCTGACGAGCCATAGCGCGCAGTTTGCGCTCAAAACCTGCAAATTCGTCAGCAAGTGTGTCGCGCACCTTCAATAGCGACGCGGCGATCGCCTCCAGTGTCGGATGACCCTCAATCAGCTCGCGGATCCGTGCCGCATAGGTGCGTCGCGTCGTCGGCCCGACCTTGAGGCCGAAGCCGCGCAGAATGCCCCGGATGCTCATCTCGATGTCGTGAAGCTTACCCTGAATGAGCTTGCGGGCGGTCAGCAGCGCACGCACCTCCTGGGCCGGAAGGGATTTGCAGTGGACCGGTCTGAACCAGCCAAGCCGCATCAACTGCGCAATGCCCCGTGCGTCCTTCTTGTCGGTCTTGACCGGCATCGTCTTAAAGGCTGCCCGCACGTGGCGCGTCTCAATCAGCTCGACCGAAAGACCTGCTTTCACCATCCCGGCATGGAGCCACTGCGACAAAGGGCCGGCCTCCAGACCAATTCGCTCCATCGCCACGCCGTGCTCGCCGAACCAGGCGATCAGCGCATCGGGTTCGCTGAGGATCTTTGCTTCCCGCACAATGCGGCCATCCGCATCCACCACGCACACGCTTGAGCATTCCAATGACACGTCGATGCCGGCATACTGCTTCATGGTCGTCTCTCCGTGATGCTATGGAGCAGGCCATTCCTGACTCCGCGACACCATCATTGTGAGGGACGACCACCAGCCTTTCAAACCTTGCTGGCTGGGCACCGCCCGTTACACCATCTAGTGCTTGCACTAGGACCGCACTCTTCAGCCTACCTCGGCAAGGCGGCCATCACCGGAGGGGTACGCCGAGTCGCCCAATGCTAAGGCTGCGGGCGCGGAGCCACGGGCAAGACGCTCAATGAGTTAAGAAGCCCGGGCTGGATGATGGTTCCCGGCGAGGAATCCACAGCGACATAGCTAAAAGATAAAGGCTGTTGCACCCTAATGCTGGTCCAGAAGACCAGCGACTGTTTCTCCGCGTCGACGCGCGTCGGCCGCCAGCCAAATCTCGCCAACTTCGTAGACGTCACCGTAGGTCCGGAACGGCACGATGACATCGATGGCCGCCGATAGCATGTCAATCAGCGTACGGTCCTCTATGGCAGCTCCTTGTGGGCTGCTCTTGACGAGCGAAAAGAGCTTCTTGAAACCTTGGACGGCATCGGCTCCGTGAATAGTCGAGATTGATCCTGGATGGCCAGATACCACTTCGCTGAGATATGCCCAAGCGGCATCGTCGCGCATCTCGCCGAGCAGTATTCGGTCCGGCCGCATGCGGAGACTGGCTTGTAGAAGCTGCTCCGCGGTCACCCCACCTACTCCTGCCCCATCCTTCGAATAAAGTAGCCGGACATGATTCTCATGTGGAATCACGAGCTCGAGCGTGTCCTCTATGGTGATCAGCCTTTCCTGCGGCGGAATGGCGTTAATCAAAGTCTTGCTCATCGTCGTCTTGCCGCTACCCGTGTGGCCGCAAAGCAGCATCGTCAGCCGCCCTGTCACGCACGCTTGCAGGAATTCTTCCAAATTACCGCGGGCGTAATGCTCAAGGATCTGCATATCCTGTTGAGTTTGGCGCTCCTGGCGGAAGCGCCATTGATTCCAGCGCGAAGCGTCATAGCGAGATGAGACTTCCTTAAGTTCCGAAACGCGAGAAGATGGGCGGCGGATCGTCAGGCTGACAGTACCTGACTGAACTGCTGGCGGTAAACAAATCTGCAGCCGCTCTCCGCCTGGCAACTCGGTGGCGCAGAGAGGGCTTCGTGGTCCAACATCTTGCTTTCGTAGCGCTCCCGCTAAGATCGCGATATCTTCGAGATCGTCATAGGTCAGAGATAGAGGATGTTTCGTAAACGCTCCGGCTTGCCGGACGAAAGCCTCTCCTGGTCTATTAATCGCGACCTCTTCGGTCCTTGGGTCCTCAAGCCATTCTAGTACTGGTTTGAGGAGCAAACGCAGTTGAGGATCTGCCTCGGTTTGCATTGAGATCTCCGAATATTCGTTGTCGTTGGCCTGCTTGGGCTAGGGCCGGCGATGGCGCGCGCTCGTTGTCGCAGTGGTCATGCGAAGCTCGTATATATCTGAGAAATCAAGATCTCGAGCCACGAATATCGATACTGCGTCCCCCTGGTTCTTCTGCAGGGTTGGCGGGATGTTGATCGTCGTTTTAAGCGCCGTGTCGGCGGCTTGTGCCCCATTGCTTTGAAAGCTGTTGAGGTTAGGCCCGCCGGAGCTTTCTGTGTGCTGACTGGCGGCCTGGAACGCACCTTGAACGACGCTCAAGAGCATTGCCCCTGCGAAACGTTGCCAGAAGTGATTGTCCACCGTGCCCGGCATACCTGAGCGACCGAGCTCGTCAGCGCCTGGTGACGCGAGCGAAACTACGGCATGATGCGGCGTTTCGGCGCGATTCCAGATCACAAAAACGCGCGCGTCGCCTTGTTGAAGGCCCCGCTGAATTTCGCCAATGACGGTTGTCCCGCGATCTAGAAGCACAACGTTGTTCGTTGCCCCGCGGACGTCTTGAGGTAGAAGGCACCTCACATAGCCAGGCAAGCTTGTATCGATCGCTGTTTGTAAAATGCAGGGAATGATTGTTCCTTGCGTGATCGTGAAGTCAGGGTGCGGCAAGAGTGTGGCCCGGCTAGGCTCCTGGACGCCTGCTTTCATCCGCGTCGATAAGTCATTATCGACTGAAGCTTCATCCGCGAGCCTCGAGGGAAGTTGTTTCGAGGTATCATCCTCTTTGTCCTCGCGTGCGTGGCCGGTGTCTTGCTCACCGCTTTCATAGGCAAAAATTGGCGATTGCTCGGCCCGCGGATCATTTGGTTCCGAGGAGCTCTGTGCTGACGGGGGAGCCTCCGGCTGACCAACTGACGGGGGAGCTGAACGAACGGGAGCAACCTCAATTGGTGCCGGACGAAAGGGCTCGGTGTTGGTGAGAACTGTTGTTTGAGGCGGAGTAGGTTCCACTTCTTTCTTTGAACTTCCGCTAACCCAGATTAAGGATAGTGATGATGCCACAATAGTGCTTGCAATCATCAACTTCTGCGGTCCTGAAAGACGCCGGCGAGTTGACTCAGAGACCAGGGATCCGTCTGCATCTACGTCGTGCCCGGTTTGTGGATTGGCGTCGTTCATCGACTTGCCCCTTTCAGAACGCGCCACACATCGTGTCTCACTGTGCCGGTGCCCGGCTTTCGTCCAATGGGATCGTATGCGCTATTCCAGATGCCTAATACCGTATGGCCATCTCTCAGGCGCCACTCACGGGCAACTGCGGGAACCTCGACATAGTCTCCTTTGACCGAATAATTGGCGGTGGCTTCCTTGCCGTCCGGATTGATCACGTATATGGACGGGATGCGCACATTGCCTGGAAAGCGGAATACAGTACTGACTCCGTTATCAAAAACCTCCAACGGCGTAAGCGAACGGTCGCCCTGTGCGATGTAATGGAAATTGTTGG
The sequence above is drawn from the Ensifer canadensis genome and encodes:
- the virB11 gene encoding P-type DNA transfer ATPase VirB11, translating into MQTEADPQLRLLLKPVLEWLEDPRTEEVAINRPGEAFVRQAGAFTKHPLSLTYDDLEDIAILAGALRKQDVGPRSPLCATELPGGERLQICLPPAVQSGTVSLTIRRPSSRVSELKEVSSRYDASRWNQWRFRQERQTQQDMQILEHYARGNLEEFLQACVTGRLTMLLCGHTGSGKTTMSKTLINAIPPQERLITIEDTLELVIPHENHVRLLYSKDGAGVGGVTAEQLLQASLRMRPDRILLGEMRDDAAWAYLSEVVSGHPGSISTIHGADAVQGFKKLFSLVKSSPQGAAIEDRTLIDMLSAAIDVIVPFRTYGDVYEVGEIWLAADARRRGETVAGLLDQH
- the virB10 gene encoding type IV secretion system protein VirB10; translated protein: MNDANPQTGHDVDADGSLVSESTRRRLSGPQKLMIASTIVASSLSLIWVSGSSKKEVEPTPPQTTVLTNTEPFRPAPIEVAPVRSAPPSVGQPEAPPSAQSSSEPNDPRAEQSPIFAYESGEQDTGHAREDKEDDTSKQLPSRLADEASVDNDLSTRMKAGVQEPSRATLLPHPDFTITQGTIIPCILQTAIDTSLPGYVRCLLPQDVRGATNNVVLLDRGTTVIGEIQRGLQQGDARVFVIWNRAETPHHAVVSLASPGADELGRSGMPGTVDNHFWQRFAGAMLLSVVQGAFQAASQHTESSGGPNLNSFQSNGAQAADTALKTTINIPPTLQKNQGDAVSIFVARDLDFSDIYELRMTTATTSARHRRP
- a CDS encoding IS110 family transposase, producing the protein MKQYAGIDVSLECSSVCVVDADGRIVREAKILSEPDALIAWFGEHGVAMERIGLEAGPLSQWLHAGMVKAGLSVELIETRHVRAAFKTMPVKTDKKDARGIAQLMRLGWFRPVHCKSLPAQEVRALLTARKLIQGKLHDIEMSIRGILRGFGLKVGPTTRRTYAARIRELIEGHPTLEAIAASLLKVRDTLADEFAGFERKLRAMARQDDNALRLMTTPGVGVLVALTFVSAIDAPERFRSSRAVGPHFGLTPKKYQSGETDYSGRISKIGDVGVRTALYEAANVILTRPVKGSDLKCWALAVARRAGPRKARVALARKLAVVLHHMLRDKTNFIPHKAAPAMAA
- a CDS encoding response regulator, whose amino-acid sequence is MKHVLVIDNDVAMRHLIEEYLTMHAFKVTALSDGGQLNRVLSCYPVDLVVLDLALGREDGLDIVRNLTSKTDIPVIVISGDRLEETEKVVALELGATDFVPKPFGMREFLARIRVGLRQRAVIPRTKDRRSFYFAGWTLNLKQRRVISEQRGELKLTAGEFNLLVAFLEKPREVLSREQLLLASRVRGEEVYDRSVDVVILRLRRKLESDPANPRLIKTFRGAGYFFEADVDIHYGGTLAA
- a CDS encoding elongation factor 1-alpha C-terminal domain-related protein — protein: MSVRPIREEFRCGERGKLSRGMGSIFFGRVAAYMAPSSNRRQDWTCRCVPNAFDRWGENNNQLELSIYWLTSTVSSRQTRSSVKEIVTRYRDHVTAKEGEAVFFVFAVRASRRNTLVAPSSRPLVAGQFGAHVIWSDVNPVFPRRKYILWAKTDSASTVTLLNQQVNVYTSVHEAAISLSEVGVCNFSTHGPIAFDSYKDNKLATGDLIFVDGVTNATVAAPLIDFPLRRPRHQPLAGHGREQRRACSDAEAPCCPVIHQTFRRQHGDRKCTRQAPARRRQSHVSVRRRPLGPRGVAFTDADRVEDIGRVAERSSWWAFRCRHSRSATKGARQARCWRSEFIGSFGGYAVGRVRAPWP
- a CDS encoding tyrosine-type recombinase/integrase gives rise to the protein MFTANSPTPLDQPIVAWLAHQRALGRRYYPEERVLVSLREFISRTGQDLDRASFDRWCATFPHLASNTQRYRQRVVRMFCLYRRRKEPGCFVPDPLYFARPQPYRRPVIVEPGQIAKMLTAANNMSVASGSPLRPAVYRMAVILLYTTGMRRGELLRLTLADCEPESGVLRVRESKFHKSRILPLSSHAHAELCSYLRKRLAPPFSRDPDTPLLINTEGGLRAYTGTGISGGIHALFKMAGVEDSEGRRPRIHDLRHSFAVGALIRWYLDGADVQSNLPKLALYMGHVSIVSTACYLHFLPKLREIASDRFEGAFGGLVSEVVA
- the tnpB gene encoding IS66 family insertion sequence element accessory protein TnpB, with the protein product MRRGFPGLSLMVQETLKRDQMSGHLFVFRGRSGQLPTFCIRFSFCDDRISLASAVREKGAGLAVSARQEPDGDLYGRAARSFP
- a CDS encoding tyrosine-type recombinase/integrase, whose amino-acid sequence is MLKVLFPKSFCHYECSRFGAELELFARWLLAAGYLPGAATRRHVHRLKCILEATAALQCGRILLEAELDGALAFVPGALRHASTERAYRRFLKAEGRLEETQPQGPVEQLLLRYREYLLDVRGLAPATIGQHLGTIEEFLSLSAGVSQDLSALTSEHVENFIHILSRRVLRQTLQHKVAHLRAFLRFCGDRGKTARGLERIDTPRTYRGELPPRALDWEVIEKLLSSVARTDYLGRRDHAILHLMAYYGLRPSEIAALTLDAVNWKRRTLRVEQRKTRSTLVLPLADQTLEILDLYLVDGRPCDAATNFLFLKARSPVGALTSWGICDIFTKRARQSGLPLDGVSSYALRHSFAMRLLGRGVGVKTIGDLLGHHSLESTCVYLRIETDMLRTVALPVPGIAGF
- a CDS encoding tyrosine-type recombinase/integrase, producing MKKHQSTALGRSMARFFQEYLPALRGMSHHTIQSYRDTMVLFLRFAAAETNGSVESIDVSDINADRIGSFLTSLEVERGNSIATRNARLAAMHTFARFLISEHPEYMDTLQLVVTLPFKRGARVAPVEYLEEPEIKCVLARIDRRTPSGQRDYALFSLMFNTGARVQEILNLRICDLRLVSPCQVRLHGKGNKVRLCPIWRNTAQLLQELINTLHPPSDNPAEQRVFLNDRGTPLTRFGVRYLLRKYVDMAAGEETTLAGKSIHPHSLRHTTAIHLLKAGVDIATISQWLGHSGLNVTMRYTRGPISI